In Bubalus kerabau isolate K-KA32 ecotype Philippines breed swamp buffalo chromosome 4, PCC_UOA_SB_1v2, whole genome shotgun sequence, one DNA window encodes the following:
- the PPP3R2 gene encoding calcineurin subunit B type 2 — translation MGNEASYPAEICSHFDEDEIKRLRKRFKKLDLDSSSALSVKEFTSMPELQGNPLAQRVIDVFDTDGDGQVDFREFILGTSQFSVRGDEEQKLRFAFSIYDMDKDGYISNGELFQVLKMMVGDNLKDWQLQQLVDKTIILLDKDGDGKISFQEFSAVVRSLEVHKHLVTIV, via the coding sequence aTGGGAAATGAGGCCAGTTACCCGGCGGAGATATGCTCTCACTTTGACgaagatgaaattaaaaggctgCGCAAGCGGTTTAAGAAGCTGGATTTGGACAGTTCCAGCGCTCTGAGCGTCAAAGAGTTCACGTCCATGCCGGAGCTGCAGGGGAACCCGCTGGCGCAGCGGGTGATCGACGTCTTCGACACCGACGGCGACGGACAGGTGGACTTCCGGGAATTCATCCTGGGGACCTCCCAGTTCAGCGTCCGGGGAGATGAGGAGCAGAAGCTGAGGTTTGCTTTCAGCATCTACGACATGGACAAAGACGGCTACATTTCCAACGGGGAGCTCTTCCAGGTTCTGAAGATGATGGTGGGGGACAACCTGAAAGACTGGCAGTTACAGCAGCTGGTGGACAAAACCATCATCCTCCTGGACAAAGATGGGGACGGGAAAATCTCCTTCCAGGAATTCAGTGCTGTGGTCAGAAGCCTGGAGGTCCACAAGCACTTGGTGACCATTGTGTGA